A stretch of DNA from Lotus japonicus ecotype B-129 chromosome 4, LjGifu_v1.2:
tcattaatcaaagattaataattgaatcgacgaaaattctttacaaaaattggattaattggttactgtgtgacactcgagaaatcggggcattacattgtggtatcagagctccggttgataaactagagcactaagggttttgggcttacgagtttccgaactcgttggtgtttttgtttttgataaagatgttttcaaagcttcgcggtgagattgggtagacttgtgtgctaagatgtttgcttggctgtgattGTCTAaatagtatcattgccgtgatacttgagatatattatttattgtatAACTTAGATATTACTTTTAATTGAGGGCACTGACATtgggttgtggttctatttCCAAGCAGGATTTTCATCATGCCTCCGAGACAGGACCCAACCAATGCTCAGCTTGCTCAAGCAATGGCACAGCTGGCTCAGGTGATGACCCAGCAGGCTGCCACTGCTGCTGCCCAAGCCGCAGCACAGCTTCAGCGGGAAGCTGAAGAGAACACCAGGAGGGCTGAAGAGGATGTTAGAAGGGCACAGAGGGCTGAGAGGGAGCTGGCACAGGACCAGATCCGTATGAGGACTGACTTCAACCGCCATGGACCACCCAAGTTCCAAGGCGAAGTTGAACTCGAGAAAGCTGATCTGTGGATTCAGGAGATGGAGAAAATCTTTGAGGCTCTCCACACTCCTGATGCTGAGAAGGTGAAATTGGCGACCTTTATGCTGAAGGGtgacgctgagtactggtggaggagtGCCAGACAGTTGATGACCGCCAACAATGTGGCCATCACTTGGGAGTCTTTCAAAAGGGCTTTCATGGAGAAGTACTTCCCAGAGACTGCCAGGGAAGACATGGAGAATCAATTCCTCAACCTGAGACAGGGGTTGATGACTGTAGGGGAATATGCTGCAAGACTGGAGACCCTGTCCAAACACTTTCGCTTTTTCCAAGTGCAAGTGGATGAGTCGTACCTATGCAACCGATTCATGAGGGGTTTGAGGAATGACATAGAAGAGtctgtgaggccattgggaatcaGAGTTTTCCAACAGTTGGTAGAGAAAGCTCGTGAAGTGGAGTCGATGAAGAATCGCCAGAGAGGCAAGTCCGACAGCGGGGGGCCAATCAGGACAAGCCGTCAAGATCATGCAGGACATAGAAAAGGGAAACAATCTCAGGAGAAGCCTTACGATTACCAGCAAGGCAACAATCGAGTTACGGGCCAGAACACACCAAATGGTGCAACCTATGAAGGTCAGGGTAACCAAGCCCAAGGGAAGGAGGTGACTTGCTTTAAGTGCGGAAAAGTAGGCCACTACGCTAATGTCTGCAAGGAAGACCATAGAGTGTGCTTTAACTGCAATAAGCCAGGGCACGTGGCAAGGGATTGCAAGGCACCAAGGGTTGAAGCAGGAGCGACCGTTAATGCTGCAGGAGGAAAGCGTCCGATTGAATGCTGACGAAGTTGAGAACACCGAGGAGCTAGCTCGGGAATGGGCTAGTTTTGTTAGTGACCTTGTCACCGCTTTATTTTGAACTCGAggctttgtttatttttttttattggaatTGTATTCCACTTATCCATGTTGTAGCGGTCGCTACCTTTTGTTTTAATTCCAAAATCAAGGATGTAACTTCTTGATGATATTCAATAAGAGATTTCCTTGCAACCCAAGTCTTTGCTAGAATTTTGTTTAGCTATGTGTGTGATGTGATTTGGTGTGCTGAAGGCTCATTATTGAGTCATAGAGGCGGGGAAGAACATTGACCGAGTCAATGTCTTCCTTATgtttttgtggtgttttgtgTGACTATGTTACACTCTcgattttgtttttccttacttggcaaagatggtggatggaaccattggctAAGAAAGGATGGCGGATGGAGAGAGTGAACAGAGTGCGTCGATCAAGATGGTGAATGGAACCATCTAGGTCGATgagatggcggatggagccagtgaacggagtgcgtcgatcaagatggtggatggaaccatcaaggtcgatgagatggtggatggaaccatcggtgaagtaggaatggtggatggaaccattggtcagaccgagatggtggatggaaccatcaaaaaacgggattggtggatggaaccgacGATCatatatggtggatggaaccatagatCGGACAAACCAGATGATGAATGGAACCGTCGAATCgactaggtggtggatggaatgacgaacgcactgtcgcgggtgcgtgccaaagtattctgctttgaatgcagtacaaggtgttgaacaccaggatcgatctcacaaggactcggtgaagtattaattgataatagagtaaaacaaagcaattaaaaagggggtttgattgatatgattgtaaagtaacaaacaaaacttaaaagagatttaatcagataaaagaaagtgttagtcatcggattataacattcaagtgcaacaaaccttcattggttacaaaagattaattcttccttattgtttccctaattcgtgagagttgattaactaagcgaaaatcaattcacagtttcctaaactaagcgattaagaaacagctacgaactaacatgaactaagcgaacatgcatcaacttttatttctaaaactacggaattaagcaaaccctagatcagaaatagagatgaagagaattaataaagaagaaatttgcattaagaacagaacctcaagtttgcaaacacaagaatattaaaaatcctaagactaactatgtagtttagcaactcatactaaaaaagatggagagagatattaggagaaggtggaggaggtgatggtgagatgtggtgaggtggtggtgaAGTCTAACAAAAgtctaaactcacttatttatactaataaataaacttgttcatcaagtaacaatctttgttatctaaatcttttctaaatcttcacaaaatcgggcccacataaaggagtaagttgctgaacaatcaggcattcgcgggtcccacaagaagtctgattCTTCAACTGAGGTAACAtaagagttgtagctctttaagtcagcttcgcgggccttcaatcggatcctaattcggagttctgtagcccaagatatgatcattttagtgcagactgttccagactcgcaggattagcgacagcaactttgcaaggccattttgaccatgttagaggcttgttattcaattgtaatgaacatgaaagttgtagggcttcgagttagctttccaacgacgTATTATTCGCCCTATTTGGATATTTGTAGCTCCAggttcaacctgttctagcaaaacattcacagaaactaaaagtgtagaattaagcacttttccatgaataatccaaataagcactaatggtcaaaacatggctaagtcataacaattaagcacaaaaatgtatataatgaagcttagaaagacacacgtaaagtgtaTCAATTACACgcttatcaaatacccccacacttaaccttttgcactcctgggcaaaacttaacttcaaagaacattcagaaaatcaattatgataacaagtacttcctaaaacataaaaactcagctcacacttatctttgggaagtagaaattcagatttatgagcaagaaaacaaccacttcattttccacaaagattAGACAAATTAGATTCCATCACCTACATTCCCAGCCAACAAGAAATCGcaaattgaacatcaaagttggatgcaagtgttatactctctactctcaagtgtttgggcttgtgtttaatcatgcttaagcaactctcatcatctcatgaaaacatgcatctatcataggcttgacaagattctaacacaccaattaaattgaacaaatgcatacaaagatcaaaggacttttgaaggttgtaatgaggctaaggtcaatgaaggatttatgaaagatattcagagttaaaaccttaggaaaaataagagcaatggggaaaaattcaaattaaacttactcacaaccccaagaattaacacattcttccttttacaacttcattttttcaacttccacttccttttctttctttagtatcttccttcactttgtaacttctctttttttctttctttttcttttttgacatttgcatatttttcttttttttttctttcaacttcttttcagcttgcttacaatttatcctcaaggaaggcacctcttttgagcaacttagacaatgcattcaaataaatcaccccctcacttgttgaatactcattcccaagtcaattccaaagctcttacatttcctaaggtaaggtatcatcattgtttttcacttaggcttgtaatgagctacaaaagagtagagatattaggctcaaaggggttaaaacaaaggttaaaacatgcaaggtaagctttttaggccaatagcttattgaaaaaaaatgccttatcacatcaaagtatgaaaatgaacaacaattttagtcagaatcaagtcaagttctacagtgcatataaacatgaggaaatcacacaagaaagaagagaatcatggcaaagatattaccattcaagtgtttgatccaaaatctcacaaggtagtctcacatggcaagcatataacacaatgaatccaacaaatcaGTTTCAATGCAATCATGATGAACTCAAAATGCAAGCAACTTCATCCATGAGAGACATGaaacttaacaaaaaaaaatggttatATTGCCCACAAACTCAGCATCTCTAAAACTCAATGAAAAAGTGTGAACTATTTtattgaaaagaataaaaacaaagcaaataaattaaaataaaattgcaaactATCCTAACTGAGGTTCTACTACTCCTAAATAATATTctcacccccacacttaaatcacacattgtcctcaatgtgaggcacaaatcatcaaataaattagacaagtgtAAGAAAAGAGAAGGGataggaaaaaccagggatcaaTGGAGCTGGCGAGGCATGAAACCTGGTAATGCTCTGAATCTACTATCACCTGGGTCCGGTGGAGGCCTTGCATTCACCggaagctcatagtcttgaggcacaacaacaacaatccacAAGTCGGGTGGTTTTGGAGGGATCTCATCTGCAACAATCTTAACAAACTCAAACGGTTCTCTAGCACCTTCAGCATGACTCATGATAATGTTCAGTTTGAGTGAAAACTTTTTCCAAGCATGTGTaccacctgaaataagagtaaatgaaaaatcagtacattcaacaatcaactctttgtctggaggcttcggtagaggtttcaaaacatattCCTCCATGGAAATTGATTGCTTGCAATCAACAGAGTCTCCAATAAGCACGACTTTTTTAAAAATgtctagattaattaaaagcggcttatgtggaaaaattgctaatttagaACCACATTCTACATCCATCTTCTTAACTTCATCCCCTGCAAAACACttcttgaaatcatccaacaacttattttcttcttcactagGATAAATCTTCTCACTCTCATAAGTTCTATGTGGAAGAGGGAGATATATTTCTTGTTTGTTGTCCTCATCATTAGAATTAGCATCAGAAGCAACATCGACTTCAAACTCATTAACATCACTAGAACCATCAGTGCTAGCATCAAGATGAGTATCAACACAAGgattaacttcatcatcaatctctgcatcagcttcatgttgcaatgtgggagcgtgtgcaactagctcgttaactggagcttgtaaattcgcagtatcttgcaggtgttgattagcatttgcattgagatttgcagacatttggttcaacatgtcttgaatttcttgcaatatggaaggttcctcgtgtcgagattgttgaaactgggcttggttggcttcatattgctttgaaaggtcttccaaaaattggggtggatcattccaaggttgatggaattcctcttgtgaatgatgtggatcatgaaaaaggatattgaaattcctcttgcaggtagtagcatggtggtgcataaataggctgttggaattgcccttgtggatgatagtaaggtgggtcacaccaaatattttcaaaattctcttgtgGATAACATTGAGGTGACTCAAACTGTTGTTGATAGCTCTTGAGCAACATTTGTGTAACAGAAAATTGTATCTCGTCGAGTTTGGCTTCAAGCTTATCaagtttagcttccatcactgCAAAAACTCCACAAACTAACACTTGTGATCcaatattatctttttttttcaccacaaaaaaaaaaagaaagaaaaaaaaaacacgttagtcaaaaaaacaagaaaaagagTTCAACGTTAgtaaaataaaacaagaaagaaataaagaaaacaaaaaaaaaaaattgaacgagACCTGAaacaataaaaggaaaaaaaaaagggttagtaaaagaaacaaatctagtgataataataagaataataacTATGAAGGGAAAGAAGACAGAAAagatagcaaaataaaataaaagagagaaaagatcgagaaataagaaagagatagtgatataaaaataaaagataggaAAGAGAATTAGGAGATATCAGATATGAATAAAAGATGTGATAGATATAAAAGATatggatataaaataaaaacacaatctAGAatctaataattaaaaaaaaaaaatcaagtgtgACTATAACCGCTGgttcctctttttttttgttttttttgtatttattttaataaaacgaaaataaattaaacaaaaatgggaaaaaaatattctaaaaacaattaataatcaccaaagtccccggcaacggcgccaatttgaagaacgcactgtcgcgggtgcgtgccaaagtattctgctttgaatgcagtacaaggtgttggacaccaggatcgatctcacaaggactcggtgaagtattaattgataatagagtaaaacaaagcaattaaaaagggggttagattgatttgattgtaaagtaacaaacaaaacttaaaagagatttaatcagataaaagaaagtgttagtcatcggattataacattcaagtgcaacaaaccttcattggttacaaaagattaattcttccttattgtttccctaattcgtgagagttgataaactaagcgaaaatcaattcacagtttcctaaactaagcgattaagaaaaagctacgaactaacatgaactaagcgaacatgcatcaacttttatttctaaaactacggaattaagcaaaccctagatcagaaatagagatgaagagaattaataaagaagaaatttgcattaagaacagaacctcaagtttgcaaacacaagaatattaaaaatcctaagactaactatggagtttagcaactcatactagaaaagatggagagagatattaggagaaggtggaggaggtgatggtgagatgtggtgaggtggtggtgaagtctaacaaaagcctaaactcacttatttatactaataaataaacttgttcatcaagtaacaatctttgttatctaaatcttttctaaatcttcacaaaatcgggcccacataaaggagtaagctgctgaacaatcaggcattcgcgggtcccacaagaagtctgaatcttcaactgaggtaacatgagagttgtagctctttaagtcagcttcgcgggccttcaatcggatcctaattcagagttctgtagcccaagatatgatcattttagtgcagactgttccagactcgcaggattagcgacagcaactttgcaaggccattttgaccatgttagaggcttgttcttcaattgtgatgaacatgaaagttgtagggcttcaagTTAGATTTCCAACGACGTATTATTCGCCCTATTTGGATATTTGTAGCTCCAggttcaacctgttctagcaaaacagtcacagaaactaaaagtgtagaattaagcacttttccatgaataatccaaataagcactaatggtcaaaacatggctaagtcataacaattaagcacaaaaatgtatataatgaagcttagaaagacacacgtaaagtttATCAATTACACGCTTATCATGGAACTACCGaacgagtgaattggtggatggaacctttgagctcggtgtccggAAAGT
This window harbors:
- the LOC130712642 gene encoding uncharacterized protein LOC130712642, which codes for MPPRQDPTNAQLAQAMAQLAQVMTQQAATAAAQAAAQLQREAEENTRRAEEDVRRAQRAERELAQDQIRMRTDFNRHGPPKFQGEVELEKADLWIQEMEKIFEALHTPDAEKVKLATFMLKGDAEYWWRSARQLMTANNVAITWESFKRAFMEKYFPETAREDMENQFLNLRQGLMTVGEYAARLETLSKHFRFFQVQVDESYLCNRFMRGLRNDIEESVRPLGIRVFQQLVEKAREVESMKNRQRGKSDSGGPIRTSRQDHAGHRKGKQSQEKPYDYQQGNNRVTGQNTPNGATYEGQGNQAQGKEVTCFKCGKVGHYANVCKEDHRVCFNCNKPGHVARDCKAPRVEAGATVNAAGGKRPIEC